From one Bacteroides eggerthii genomic stretch:
- a CDS encoding OmpA family protein, which yields MKRVTRILFTCILLPLAACKLSAKSVAQDSIRPYSPYTFREKENYPETTGYWYIGAGYSVPFMFGDMSSLTNKHDFWGNKVSLKPGYKFSPFFGIEMGVSVGRMRGFSPRSAENFRLGTEDAMTYYPYTILGGKDNYQTAPDNAGIWENQGNNVYIKSVPYSQIYSESRYWEVSLQAVFNFNRLFGHVPEGREQPISLLVKPGIYLQKFHAQAHSLSDKSRISPKQRPLSIGLGGDLAVHFALTQKLGLEISSGLVWVNKREFDGIRTIRHSHDDFIWQNGVSLFWKFRRNKPQLHSTPTAIEVLPAATLLTNPFSNGEFAFDYLQPDTVIRKERSLSRQAHLYFPVSKWDIRPELGDNLKELGKIATAFQELTNDEDIYISSISIDGYASPEGPHDFNILLSQNRAKAIASHIAKNFNYPESQIQSRGHAEDWNGLERLLQAWENPEKERALAILRSDADVETRQNKLAHLAAYRSMLNELYPQLRRNEYTFHYTIVPFTIERATRLIHTQPEKLSVEEMIAVTNCYPMYSEAFNECAGIAFKFYPEAPIARIYMAAIALHKNDTSMATAYLSHLLDDYRAWNLLGVCAALENNPTKASHYFHMAAEKGDTAAIANQKRLGSR from the coding sequence ATGAAAAGAGTAACAAGAATTTTATTCACATGCATCCTATTACCTTTGGCAGCCTGCAAATTGTCTGCGAAATCCGTAGCTCAGGACAGTATACGTCCCTACTCTCCCTACACCTTCAGAGAGAAGGAGAATTATCCTGAAACTACCGGATACTGGTACATCGGTGCGGGTTATTCCGTACCATTCATGTTCGGTGACATGAGCTCACTGACAAACAAACATGATTTTTGGGGTAACAAAGTTTCCCTCAAGCCCGGTTACAAGTTTTCACCATTTTTTGGAATCGAAATGGGAGTATCCGTAGGCCGAATGCGCGGCTTCTCACCTCGGTCAGCGGAGAACTTTCGCCTTGGAACGGAGGATGCTATGACTTATTATCCTTATACTATATTAGGAGGAAAGGATAATTACCAGACAGCCCCTGACAACGCGGGCATATGGGAGAATCAAGGAAACAATGTCTATATCAAGTCAGTTCCCTATTCGCAAATCTACAGTGAATCACGTTACTGGGAAGTTTCGTTACAGGCAGTGTTCAATTTCAACCGCCTTTTTGGCCACGTACCCGAAGGACGTGAACAGCCCATATCACTGTTGGTAAAGCCGGGAATCTACCTGCAAAAATTTCACGCGCAAGCACACTCCCTGAGTGATAAAAGTCGAATATCTCCCAAGCAACGCCCCTTGTCAATCGGGTTGGGTGGTGACCTCGCAGTTCATTTTGCACTTACGCAAAAGCTGGGACTGGAGATAAGCAGCGGTCTGGTGTGGGTCAACAAACGAGAATTCGACGGCATACGTACTATACGGCACAGCCATGACGACTTCATCTGGCAGAACGGCGTATCGCTTTTTTGGAAATTCCGCCGGAATAAACCACAACTCCATTCCACACCGACTGCAATAGAAGTGTTGCCTGCTGCGACCCTATTGACAAATCCCTTCTCGAACGGAGAGTTCGCTTTCGACTACCTGCAACCTGACACAGTCATACGTAAGGAACGTTCCCTGAGTCGACAGGCACACTTGTACTTCCCTGTTTCGAAATGGGACATACGACCTGAGTTGGGAGACAATCTGAAAGAACTGGGAAAAATAGCTACAGCTTTCCAAGAGCTTACCAACGATGAGGATATCTACATCAGCTCCATTTCCATTGACGGATATGCCTCGCCCGAAGGACCGCATGATTTCAATATCCTACTCAGCCAAAACCGCGCAAAGGCCATCGCCTCCCACATTGCCAAAAACTTCAATTATCCCGAAAGCCAGATTCAGAGCCGAGGCCACGCCGAAGACTGGAATGGACTTGAGCGCCTGTTACAGGCCTGGGAAAATCCTGAAAAAGAACGTGCACTTGCCATTCTCCGGAGTGATGCGGATGTGGAGACACGTCAAAACAAACTTGCACATTTGGCAGCTTACAGAAGCATGCTGAACGAGTTATATCCGCAGTTAAGACGCAACGAATATACTTTTCATTACACGATTGTTCCATTTACCATTGAACGAGCAACGCGACTTATACATACACAACCGGAGAAACTCAGTGTGGAAGAAATGATAGCCGTAACCAACTGCTACCCGATGTATTCCGAAGCATTCAATGAGTGTGCGGGCATCGCCTTCAAGTTCTATCCAGAAGCCCCGATAGCACGCATCTACATGGCCGCCATCGCATTGCATAAAAATGACACCAGCATGGCTACCGCTTACCTGTCACACCTCTTGGATGACTATCGGGCATGGAACCTCCTGGGAGTTTGTGCAGCACTTGAAAATAATCCAACAAAGGCATCACACTATTTTCACATGGCTGCCGAAAAAGGTGACACCGCCGCTATCGCTAACCAAAAAAGACTGGGAAGCCGCTGA